The following is a genomic window from Sporosarcina jeotgali.
TTTCTTGAATTGCCCCCTTAAATTGAACATAGCACAAACATATTTACTGTTATAGTTGGACTGCGTTTGTCCCCATTTCAGGTTATAAATTCCATTGGTTCGTTACAATTTTTATAATATCCGTTTCTTGTATAAAAATCAATACTTGTGTCACTTGTCCACACTATAATAAATTCGTATTTTTTCTCTTTTGACCATTCATTCACCTTGGCAATCAATTGGCCACCGATTCCCTTACCACGTATTTCAGGTATAGTATAGACGTTCGTCATATAAGCAAATGGATAAGTGATTCTACCCGGCCTTGGTACCTTTTGTATCAATTCGACATATATGTGAGAAACAATCTTCCCTTTATCTTCTGCCACCCAAATAAACCAATCGTTACCTTGAATCGCTTTCAATAAAAATTGCTTGCATTCGTTTTTAAATTCCTCATAATCTTCTTCATTTATGTGACCATCATAGTCCTCATCTTCTAAAGTAAAGTCCCATCTCATTTTAATAAGTTGATCGACATCTTCTGGCATTGCAAGTCTAATTCTCATTCAAACACCTCCACTATTATCCAGTTAAATGGTCCTTTTGATGTACTTTCCTAATCACCCAAACGCCCCCGTTAGCTATACAAGCGACATTTAGAAGATCGTTTTTTTATAAAACTCAAAATTGGCAAAGCAAAGAAATAGCCTACAAAGAAACCAATGTTATATAAAACAACATCAGATAAATCGAATGCTCCAACCTTGAATTGTGCTTGTGATAATTCAAATAAAAATGCCACGATTTCAAAAACAATTAACCTTGTTGCAAAGGTTTTCAGCACATTTGTTTGAGCCAACAAAAAATACATTGGCATAAAGATAATAATATTAATAAGCATAACAATTAACGATCCTGTATCCCCTTTTATATCAGATAAAAATCCAACTGGGTTCCAGGAGTATACTCCAGTATCACCAAATTTTTTTTGGTCTGGTCTTAATAAACCTAATACCAAAACGATTATGTACATTCCCAACAGTAAATATCGATCAAGACTTGTATCACGGTTAAATAAAATTTTCAGTAAAGTATATATTGATAAAAAAATGATGAGAACCGCTAATATATTTTTTTCGATATTCTCCATGTTGGCAAAAAATCTTGGCAAAATATCCATGAAAAAACCTAAATATAGCCAAATTCCAATACCAGTACTTATCACAAATAAAAGAATGTTGAATGTCCATTTCGATTTTAAAAATGACTCTATTTTACTTTTCTCATTAATCATAAACACCCCATCATTATAACGATATTCAACTACCTGGCCCTTTAACGGCATAATCCTTATTTCAGAATCGCACGCGATAGTTCAAAGATTAAAAGTAATATCCTTAAAGAATATTAGTAAAAATATAACCCAAATAACCATCAAAATATTAAATAAGTATTTTTTGTACCGTGGGCTATCCTCGTCAAAGGCTCTAAACCATTCACCTAGATAAATAATTACAAAAATAAGAAGTACATAGATTACTAACTTGGTCACACTTAATGCTTGTTCATGCAAGTAAAAATATTTGGTAAAGTACAACACAGCTAATATAAAGAAAACTAAAAAAAATGTACTTAAATAAATGAGACGTTTTTTTCGAGTTATCACTATGCTTCCTCCCAATTAATCTGACCCGTTTGCGGAATGGGTACGATTCTTTGTAAAGCAATCGTTTGCGATAGGTAAGCCTTTGAAATCATCTCCAGCTTTTCCCCCGCTCCACACAAAGCGTGCAAGTTTCCTTGCACTTTGCGTTCCATCTATCGATGGATACTTGATTATAAGTTCTTCGTTCCATTTTGACGTGAGATTATACTACCGTTTCAAGCCCACATTCCATTCGGTATTGGTTTAGTTTCTTAATCATTGAAGAAGTAAAACCAAATTTCCTTATTTCAGATGTGATGATTTCTGTATCTATACGATGAACTAACCGGTGGATATCTTTATGAAGAATACGGAGATTTCGAAACTCATCCGTTCCTCCAAGATGTTTGGGTCTATAATGATGGCAATGAACTTCACTAGCAGTTAAATTCCAACCTGTAAGTTCACATTTCCCCATCTTCATACTGAAGCGACTAATGCGATTATCCATGTATTCAACCGTTCGGTTGGGAAGAACAGCCTTCATTATATTACTAATTTCCAAACGAACATCCGGCTTTAATTTATCGTAAATTTTCTTTCTGCCTTCCTCCGTGAAGAGTGATAATGTCGGACTAAAATTCATCGTATTTACTGTCCGTACATCTCCAACGGGAAAAAGATGAACCCCCGCAATCTCAAATGTTTTAGACCTTGTGCTAAAGTACTTCTTATAAGTAGTACTCGGTCTGATTGGGCGTCCGTATTTCCCTACAGGACGAAGGCGGTTATACAGAAAGGCTTGTAAATCGTAAGCAAGACGTGAGAATTCTAGATTGACATGTGTAGCTCCCTTAAAATAATTGTGAATCCCTAAAACAAAACTATTAAAGCGTAAAGCATTTTGAGTGGTTGGGGAGGCTTTTATCCGTAAGATATGGACTTTTGCTTGTTCTTTGAGTTTCTCCCGCTTTTTCTTTTTAACGCCCGTATGGGCAACCCTTTTATTTCTTTTCTTATTCGCTTTTATTGTAAAACCTAAGAATTCAGACTTTCTTTTCCGCAAGTTCACAATTTGTGACTTTTCAGGTGAAATATCTAGTTTTAAACGCTCTTTGAGATACAACTTTACTGCGTGATACCACTTATGAGCTGTTTTCCCATCTCGGCAAAGAATTTTAAAATCATCTGCGTAACGGACAAGATATCCTTCTTTTAAAGCGGTACGCTTCTTAGCGACCACTTTACCTTCTCTTGTTTTATAGTTTTTCGAAAGAGGGAAGAATTCCCACTGACCCGCAACCCACTGGTCAAGGTCATTGAGCACCACGTTCGATAATAAAGTCGATAAAATTCCACCTTGAGGAACACCTTTAGATGGGACGCCCTCTTTATCAATCTCGGCTTTCAGCATTTTGGATATACAAGCCAATATTTTTCTATCCTGAATGCCTAAGTTCCATAATTGTTTGATTAGAAGTTTATGATTCACATTATCGAAAAACCCTTTAATGTCAACATCCACAATATAATGCAAATTAGCAGTATTGACTAAATGTTGTACTCTAGCCATGGCATGATGAGTAGACCTTAATGGTCTAAATCCATAGCTGTGTTTGTAGAAATGGGCTTCAGCTATTGGCTCTAGAACCTGTTTAAAACACTGTTGAATGACGCGGTCAAGAATACATGGAATTCCAAGAGGTCGGTATTGACCGTTCTCCTTTTCAATCCATACTCTTCGGACTTTCTTAGGTCGGTAGTTTTCTAGTTTTGTTTGAATGGTTTTCACCAATTCATTTTCCGAAAGCTCTTTAATATCTTTGATGGTTTTCCCATCAGTACCAGGGGTCTTTGACCCTTTATTAGATTTAATCGTTCGAAAAGCTAAGAGAATGTTCTCTCTTGAAGTCACCGTCTCGTAAAGACGACTGAACGTATCCTGTTGACTAGCTCTTTCGTATAAATCCGTGAAGATTCCCGTCATATTGTAGTAATCCCAATATCTCAAAGTTGACACTGTGGCATCCCTCCAAATGAGTGATGTTCCCACATTCTTACCCGATCGGTGTCATTCACGTGAAGAAAATAATCGTTCTCATGGATAGACTTGGGGCTGTTCCTCCATTTCCATTACAGAAGATTCATCAGTCGTGCCCCTACCCTCACAAGGATAAATGCATTTCGGCTTGCGCCTTATAGCAACCGTTTTAGATGACAGTCCTTATTTCAACGTTCCTTGGCTTTCCAAGTCCCTTACAACATAGCTTTCCGTTCTAGACGTAGGTGTTTCCTGTAAGCCTGTGAGCTGGATACCGCCTTTGTTCGGTATAGCGTATTTCAGAGGGCGCACTTTTACTCCACACCACTCACCCCATCGTTGGATGGGCCATAGCTTTCACTATGTTCAATCTGTAGACCCGTACCTTCAGAAATTTGTCAGTTCCTTTAGACTGGAACATTCTCACCCTATCTAGTTTTTCAGCCACCCGGCATATCCGTTGGCATACCTTTTCTAACGAATGGCTCTAGCCTTCATTCTGCCGACTCTACCTGAGCTTCGAACCCCATGAACTGTCACTCATGACGCACGCAGGAGTATCGGTGAGATAGTTTCGGAATACATGGTTTCCTCATTCCTATCTTCTGTTGTAAAGTTGAAATTTGTATTATAAATTCCCTGTGTTTTCATGCCGAAGGCATTTATCACAGAACTTGTCGCGCGCACCCGATAATGGAATAATATAGATTGGTGATGTGTCTTATTTCATATCCTCTTTACAAAGAAATGTTCAGAAAAACCATCATCTTTATTTTCGTAAAATCCAACTTCCTCATATCCCAGTGAACGATAAAAATCTCTACCCTGCCAGTTAAATGTATCTAACCTTATCATATTTGCTCCTAATAATTTTGCCCGTTTTTCTATCTCTGTCATTAGTTTTGTGCCAACTTTATTGTTTCTGTAATCCTCATCAACAAATACAGTGGAGACATACAAAACCTTATATGCTGTCATATCTGCATCTGCACCAGCAATTAATTTTTCTTCATCCACTACCCCGATTTTTATATTACCTTGAATTTCATAAGTAATATGATTTTTATCATATTGTTCAAGTCTACTTTCTATGTCTTCCACCTGTGAATCGTTAAGTTCAATAACTTTGTATTTCATAAATTCACACTCTCCTAAAGGAATATCCATTTAATTTTTTATTCTATAACTCTTCTCATCAATCGCACCCTGTTAATGGAAAAGTGAAAGGCTCTGAAAAAGTGAAACTGTAATAATTAATGCTGATAAAGTACCGAAAGAAGTTAAAGTAATGATTTTTCGGTTATTCTGCTCCTTTGAAGGCTTAATCAGTTCGTAAATTGCCGCGATCCATATAAATACAGATGCAATTGCAATGATCCCCATAGTCATATAACATACACCCCTTTCTTTTTTTATCCTGTCAGTAAAACATTTGTACCGCAAAATGGCTCATTTGGTGCGAAACAAAACTTAATGAATAGGTTAGTCGCTTTCTTCTAAGTAGAATGTCTTTTTATTATCTTTCAGAACGAACCATACATATAAAACAGAAGTAAACAGCATTACGATCGCTAGTGTAGCTATGACAATGCGTAAAGATAATATGTCCCCCAAGAAACCAATAACCAGTATAAATACAACCTGCACTGTACTTTGTATGAGCTGATAGATGCTTGTGACTCTTCCCATGACATGGACAGGAACATTATTCTGATAAAAGGTCATGATTCCAGCGTTTAAAAACACGTTAAAGAATCCTAGAATTAAAAAACCAATCACAATTGATAAAAATGACCAAGAAAATGCATAAATGATATATCCTGCAGTCGTCATGAGTAATCCAATTGAAATCATATACCTTAAAGAAAATTTAGAGGAAAAGATCGTTAGCAAAATAGCACTAAACAAAGAGCCTATCCCAGTAATACTAACAAGCAAGCTGTAATCAATTTCAGATAGACCAATGACTCTTTGGGTAAAAACAACTTCCTGGGTATCCATAGCAAAAGAGAAAATCATAATCAGCGTAAATCCTAAATAAATTACAGATACATACCGATTCGCCATGACGAAGTCCTTCACAACAGTGAAGTCACTCCTTATTTGTGAAATCGTCAATGCAGGGATATTCTTCTTATCAATCGACTCTTTTTCTGGTAGTACTAGCAGCAAAAGTGCTGCTGCAACAAATAGTAAAGCATTGATCCATAATGTAATTTCGTAGGAGTATAGGTAGAGCAAGGTACCTCCTATAGCGGGTCCAATGATGAAAGCACCTGAACTTGCAAAAGAACGCATTGAATTAAAACGCTTTCTTTTTTCAATAGGAATCATAATGGTTGCGTAGGTTGTAGACGCAGGATGAAAGAAAGAATTCGCCACGCTGAGAACAATTAAAATTCCATAGACCATGATCATATTGGGAGCAAAAGGGATAAGACTAATGAATACAGCGCGTATCACATATGTACTCATCATCACTTTCCTCTTACTGCGATAATCTATAAAACTACCCGTCCAAAACTTAGTAACAATATTCGTAAGTGGACTAATAATCCAAAGTCCCGCGACAGCTGCAGCGGAACCAGTCAGTTGAAATACAATGATATTAATGGCGACTAGATAAATAAAATCACCGATATTAGAGATTGCGATTGAAGATAATAATACGCCCGGATCCTTCCATTCTTTTAATTTACTCACCATAACACGACTCCTTTACCCAGAAACCCGTTCGCTTTTACAAATCAATTTAATTTCTTTTGTTCAGTACATTTTGAATGGTATCCATAGAAACGGGCCCTTTTTGCATAGGAGGAGGACATAACCGATTATATTTAAAGACTTTTAAGTTAATTTCCTTTAACCGTTCTTCTATATTAACAGTAACGTTCGCTTCATAAAAATCAGCGAGTAGTAGAACATCCTCTCGAATTTCTTGTTGCAAATTCAGCCAGTGAGGCTTGTAGCCCGCATCCTTAGCAATTCGCTGAAAGTGTTGAAATGTATCTCCGGAAAAATAATCAGGGTTCAACGGTTTACCTTTCCCCGGTAGATTGTCCATTCCCCCTTCTTTCTTATGCTTTTTAATAATATCCCCCATTAAATCTCGATAAGGCTCTTGAAAATCATTCTCCTTCATCCGTTTCACAGTCCTTCCCTAAGCTTTTATAGGTCCAACTAAGTGATCTACTCGTTCGCTGACGTACTTTATCACTTGCGGTAAATGCATACTTCAAACAGAGACTGGTCCGATTACTGATTCAGAACAACTTATTAATCCCGCCAACGCACTCGATTTTGTTCTGTTAAATAATTAATCACTTACAGTATTTAGGGTTACAATATTTTATGTAAAGGACTTTATATTTATTGAAGTCCACCAGAGAATTTTGCGAAGTAAATAAGGCCATAACTTTCAACTTGATAATTTTCCAAGACACTATCTGTAGCTTTTTCTAACGGTGGGTTAGTAAGAGTATAGGCTTTCGTATTAATTTTTTTGTATTCCTTTTTATCACTTTCACTATAACCTGCATCTTCTTCGATATCAGAAGTAATTGCAGCCACTGGATGCCCTGTAAAAAATACACACGTTCTAACTGCCATATTAGGTGTCGAATGCAATAAATAAAATAAAACGACTAAACTAGCAAGACCTATCACTACCCTTTTTCTGAACAGTATTTTCTTTTGTTTGGCTCCCATGTGCATTTACCTCTTACCTTTCTAGTTTTTTTATAGCAAAGACTCTACTCTTGCTCAAGCCCGGCCGCCAATTGTCCCCGTTAGTTTTTAAAAGTGCATACTTTATTCGGAAAAGGCAACGGTATAGTAAACAAGACAAAAACTTAATGGGGTGTATTGAGGAAAATGAAAAAGATGCTAATCGGTTTTATCCTATCTCTGATTCTTATTCTATCCCTAGTGCTTAGTACTTCTGATCAAACAAGAATCGTATCCTCAGCTGAACCAACCCAAGACTCTGAAGACCTTAGACTGCAGGATATGCTCATGGTTATGCTAACTCCTTATATTGAAAACGACTTAACTAACTATTATTATCCGGAAATTGTAAAATCTTTTTCACCTCATGCAGCCCCTTGGGATATTGAAGTGATAGAAACAAAAAGGGTCAATGGATTTCGTGGCTTTCAATTGCAAATTACTATTGAAATTGAGCCTACCGATGGTGGACAATGGAGTCCAATAGGGAAAGATCGAATGACCTATGAGATCTCTGCTGGACCGACAGTTAAATTGATAAATCACAAGCATTTGAAGACGTATGAATTTCCTTCTGAGTCATAAAATCCATTAGTTGGCCAGTTTGCAGCAGGGATCTAATTCGTATAATGTCCCTGGTCATTAAGTAATCGGTTCTCATTAATTTTTCATTAAATAGATGTAACTCTCACTTCTATCAACCTGAAAAGTTAAATCGTCTTGTGCCCTGAGCAGAGAAACAGATGTTGAATCGATAGAACTGTCATCCATGAAATAAATACCATATCCATTATTCGAAGGGTATCCATATAAATAACAAACCACTTTTCCATCCTTCATGAAAACCAATTGATTCATACCCTCACTTACTGTTTCACTGATTCTGCCCCACTTGTAGCCGACGGTTTCATAGATGATGTCTTTAGATGTATATGGGTCAAACGAATACAAGAGATCCCATTCGAACGGAGTCACATCAGATAAATTTACCGATTCTGCGGATTCTTCAATGCTCAGCACTTCCTGTTTCAACAGCGTTTCATTTTCTTCCCATACATCTTTTTTAATTACCTTTATTAATAGAGCTGCGAACAGTATTATGGCCATTAGTATTAGCATTTTTTTCTTTGTCACACTGATTTTACCCTCACTCTCAAAACTGACAAATTCTTCATTCTCAATCTTGGCTGTTGCATTTGTGCAGCGGAAATGGGAGACTTCCGCAGATAGCATACAGGCACAGTTCTTCTGCAACAATTGTTTGCGATAGGTAAGCCTTTGAAATCATCTCCAGCTTTTCCCCCGCTCCACACAAAGCGTGCAAGTTTCCTTGCACTTTGCGTTCCATCTATCGATGGATACTTGATTATAAGTTCTTCGTTCCATTTTGACGTGAGATTATACTACCGTTTCAAGCCCACATTCCATTCGGTATTGGTTTAGTTTCTTAATCATTGAAGAAGTAAAACCAAATTTCCTTATTTCAGATGTGATGATTTCTGTATCTATACGATGAACTAACCGGTGGATATCTTTATGAAGAATACGGAGATTTCGAAACTCATCCGTTCCTCCAAGATGTTTGGGTCTATAATGATGGCAATGAACTTCACTAGCAGTTAAATTCCAACCTGTAAGTTCACATTTCCCCATCTTCATACTGAAGCGACTAATGCGATTATCCATGTATTCAACCGTTCGGTTGGGAAGAACAGCCTTCATTATATTACTAATTTCCAAACGAACATCCGGCTTTAATTTATCGTAAATTTTCTTTCTGCCTTCCTCCGTGAAGAGTGATAATGTCGGACTAAAATTCATCGTATTTACTGTCCGTACATCTCCAACGGGAAAAAGATGAACCCCCGCAATCTCAAATGTTTTAGACCTTGTGCTAAAGTACTTCTTATAAGTAGTACTCGGTCTGATTGGGCGTCCGTATTTCCCTACAGGACGAAGGCGGTTATACAGAAAGGCTTGTAAATCGTAAGCAAGACGTGAGAATTCTAGATTGACATGTGTAGCTCCCTTAAAATAATTGTGAATCCCTAAAACAAAACTATTAAAGCGTAAAGC
Proteins encoded in this region:
- a CDS encoding GNAT family N-acetyltransferase; protein product: MRIRLAMPEDVDQLIKMRWDFTLEDEDYDGHINEEDYEEFKNECKQFLLKAIQGNDWFIWVAEDKGKIVSHIYVELIQKVPRPGRITYPFAYMTNVYTIPEIRGKGIGGQLIAKVNEWSKEKKYEFIIVWTSDTSIDFYTRNGYYKNCNEPMEFIT
- a CDS encoding VanZ family protein, with product MINEKSKIESFLKSKWTFNILLFVISTGIGIWLYLGFFMDILPRFFANMENIEKNILAVLIIFLSIYTLLKILFNRDTSLDRYLLLGMYIIVLVLGLLRPDQKKFGDTGVYSWNPVGFLSDIKGDTGSLIVMLINIIIFMPMYFLLAQTNVLKTFATRLIVFEIVAFLFELSQAQFKVGAFDLSDVVLYNIGFFVGYFFALPILSFIKKRSSKCRLYS
- the ltrA gene encoding group II intron reverse transcriptase/maturase, which translates into the protein MSTLRYWDYYNMTGIFTDLYERASQQDTFSRLYETVTSRENILLAFRTIKSNKGSKTPGTDGKTIKDIKELSENELVKTIQTKLENYRPKKVRRVWIEKENGQYRPLGIPCILDRVIQQCFKQVLEPIAEAHFYKHSYGFRPLRSTHHAMARVQHLVNTANLHYIVDVDIKGFFDNVNHKLLIKQLWNLGIQDRKILACISKMLKAEIDKEGVPSKGVPQGGILSTLLSNVVLNDLDQWVAGQWEFFPLSKNYKTREGKVVAKKRTALKEGYLVRYADDFKILCRDGKTAHKWYHAVKLYLKERLKLDISPEKSQIVNLRKRKSEFLGFTIKANKKRNKRVAHTGVKKKKREKLKEQAKVHILRIKASPTTQNALRFNSFVLGIHNYFKGATHVNLEFSRLAYDLQAFLYNRLRPVGKYGRPIRPSTTYKKYFSTRSKTFEIAGVHLFPVGDVRTVNTMNFSPTLSLFTEEGRKKIYDKLKPDVRLEISNIMKAVLPNRTVEYMDNRISRFSMKMGKCELTGWNLTASEVHCHHYRPKHLGGTDEFRNLRILHKDIHRLVHRIDTEIITSEIRKFGFTSSMIKKLNQYRMECGLETVV
- a CDS encoding GNAT family N-acetyltransferase, yielding MKYKVIELNDSQVEDIESRLEQYDKNHITYEIQGNIKIGVVDEEKLIAGADADMTAYKVLYVSTVFVDEDYRNNKVGTKLMTEIEKRAKLLGANMIRLDTFNWQGRDFYRSLGYEEVGFYENKDDGFSEHFFVKRI
- a CDS encoding MFS transporter; protein product: MVSKLKEWKDPGVLLSSIAISNIGDFIYLVAINIIVFQLTGSAAAVAGLWIISPLTNIVTKFWTGSFIDYRSKRKVMMSTYVIRAVFISLIPFAPNMIMVYGILIVLSVANSFFHPASTTYATIMIPIEKRKRFNSMRSFASSGAFIIGPAIGGTLLYLYSYEITLWINALLFVAAALLLLVLPEKESIDKKNIPALTISQIRSDFTVVKDFVMANRYVSVIYLGFTLIMIFSFAMDTQEVVFTQRVIGLSEIDYSLLVSITGIGSLFSAILLTIFSSKFSLRYMISIGLLMTTAGYIIYAFSWSFLSIVIGFLILGFFNVFLNAGIMTFYQNNVPVHVMGRVTSIYQLIQSTVQVVFILVIGFLGDILSLRIVIATLAIVMLFTSVLYVWFVLKDNKKTFYLEESD
- a CDS encoding DnaJ family domain-containing protein, which produces MKENDFQEPYRDLMGDIIKKHKKEGGMDNLPGKGKPLNPDYFSGDTFQHFQRIAKDAGYKPHWLNLQQEIREDVLLLADFYEANVTVNIEERLKEINLKVFKYNRLCPPPMQKGPVSMDTIQNVLNKRN
- a CDS encoding DUF3888 domain-containing protein, with amino-acid sequence MKKMLIGFILSLILILSLVLSTSDQTRIVSSAEPTQDSEDLRLQDMLMVMLTPYIENDLTNYYYPEIVKSFSPHAAPWDIEVIETKRVNGFRGFQLQITIEIEPTDGGQWSPIGKDRMTYEISAGPTVKLINHKHLKTYEFPSES